From a single Miscanthus floridulus cultivar M001 chromosome 8, ASM1932011v1, whole genome shotgun sequence genomic region:
- the LOC136471563 gene encoding AT-hook motif nuclear-localized protein 24-like, with product MDPVSASIHGHHLPPPFNTRDFHHHFQQQQHHHQLQLKTEDDHGSGAPGVFGSRGTIKGDHNETNDENSGNSNGSGGGGGDELALVPPSSGGGPEGGGEGTPRRARGRPAGSKNKPKPPIIITRDSANTLRTHVMEVAGGCDISESITTFARRRQRGVCVLSGAGTVTNVTLRQPASQGAVVALHGRFEILSLSGSFLPPPAPPEATGLTVYLAGGQGQVVGGSVVGALTAAGPVVIMAASFANAVYERLPLEEDDMLAAQAQADSAGILAGAQQAAQLAASGVDPSLFQGLPPNLLGNVQLPPEAAYGWNPGAAGGRPAPF from the coding sequence ATGGATCCGGTCTCAGCATCCATACACGGTCACCATCTTCCTCCACCATTCAACACCCGCGACTTCCATCACCatttccagcagcagcagcatcaccaCCAGCTGCAGCTCAAGACCGAGGACGACCACGGCAGCGGCGCGCCGGGGGTGTTCGGCTCCCGCGGCACCATCAAGGGCGACCACAACGAGACTAATGACGAGAACAGTGGAAACAGCaacgggagcggcggcggcggaggcgacgagcTGGCGCTGGTTCCCCCATCTAGTGGTGGCGGGCCAGAGGGCGGAGGAGAGGGCACCCCGCGCCGCGCGAGGGGCCGGCCGGCGGGGTCCAAGAACAAGCCGAAGCcgcccatcatcatcaccagggACAGCGCCAACACGCTGCGGACGCACGTCATGGAGGTGGCCGGGGGGTGCGATATCTCCGAGAGCATCACGACGTTCGCGCGCCGCAGGCAGCGCGGGGTCTGCGTCCTCAGCGGCGCCGGCACCGTCACGAACGTCACCCTGCGGCAGCCGGCCTCCCAGGGCGCGGTCGTCGCCCTCCACGGCCGGTTCGAGATCCTCTCCCTCTCCGGCTCGTTCCTCCCTCCGCCCGCGCCGCCCGAAGCCACGGGGCTCACCGTCTACCTTGCCGGCGGCCAGGGGCAGGTGGTGGGCGGCAGCGTCGTCGGCGCACTCACAGCAGCCGGGCCCGTGGTGATAATGGCAGCGTCTTTCGCCAACGCGGTGTACGAGCGGTTGCCGCTGGAGGAGGATGACATGCTCGCTGCACAGGCACAGGCCGACAGCGCAGGAATTCTCGCGGGTGCGCAGCAAGCGGCGCAGCTCGCCGCCAGCGGCGTGGATCCAAGCCTCTTCCAGGGACTGCCGCCGAACCTGCTCGGCAACGTGCAGCTGCCGCCAGAAGCAGCCTACGGATGGAACCCGGGCGCCGCCGGTGGCCGTCCGGCGCCGTTCTAA